The Salmo salar chromosome ssa06, Ssal_v3.1, whole genome shotgun sequence genome window below encodes:
- the LOC106606435 gene encoding myeloid-associated differentiation marker-like protein 2 — protein MDPQGGHYLNKAAVLSPLGAARMLQLLLGCTIIALVAHSAGYNHAYGIYCMFVWCFCFAMTLLVFTMDVTRLPCCMPISWDNLTVAFAMLATLMYVAASVVYPVYFLRSQCSKSDGGCEVRNYRIAVTVCSSFCCFAYAAEVFLTRAKPGRVVGYMATMSGLLKVVQAFVACIIFGALANGSEYNRHIPTHYCVVVYSLCFSITVVVIAVTVSGKASALPLRFPFDRFVIIYTFLATLLYLSAALVWPIFSFDRKYGTPGRPDGCPWENCPWDSKLVVAVFTHVNMVLYFSDLIYSQRIRFVSHSAA, from the coding sequence ATGGACCCCCAAGGCGGACACTACCTGAACAAGGCGGCGGTGCTGTCTCCTCTAGGAGCGGCCCGTATGCTCCAGCTCCTCCTGGGCTGCACCATCATAGCCCTGGTGGCCCACAGCGCCGGATACAACCACGCCTATGGTATCTACTGCATGTTTGTGTGGTGCTTCTGCTTCGCCATGACCCTGCTGGTGTTCACCATGGATGTGACACGCCTCCCCTGCTGCATGCCCATTTCCTGGGACAACCTCACCGTGGCGTTCGCCATGCTCGCCACACTCATGTATGTCGCCGCCTCCGTCGTCTACCCCGTCTACTTCCTGCGCTCTCAGTGCTCCAAGTCCGACGGGGGCTGCGAGGTGCGCAACTACCGCATCGCTGTCACCGTGTGCTCCAGTTTCTGCTGCTTCGCCTACGCGGCTGAGGTGTTCCTGACCCGGGCCAAACCCGGCCGTGTGGTGGGCTACATGGCCACCATGTCAGGCCTGCTCAAGGTGGTCCAGGCCTTTGTGGCCTGCATTATATTCGGGGCCCTGGCCAACGGCAGCGAGTACAACCGCCACATCCCCACTCATTACTGCGTGGTGGTCTACAGCCTGTGCTTCTCCATCACCGTGGTCGTGATCGCTGTGACCGTGTCGGGAAAAGCCTCGGCTCTGCCCCTGCGTTTCCCCTTCGACCGCTTCGTGATCATCTACACGTTCCTGGCGACGCTGCTGTACCTGAGCGCCGCCCTGGTGTGGCCCATCTTTAGCTTCGACAGGAAGTATGGCACGCCGGGTCGCCCCGACGGCTGTCCCTGGGAGAACTGTCCCTGGGACAGCAAGCTGGTGGTGGCGGTGTTCACCCATGTCAACATGGTGCTGTACTTCAGTGACCTAATCTACTCCCAGAGGATCCGCTTTGTCTCCCACTCCGCTGCCTGA